One stretch of Plasmodium vivax chromosome 8, whole genome shotgun sequence DNA includes these proteins:
- a CDS encoding hypothetical protein, conserved (encoded by transcript PVX_119595A) yields MKPQLDALCSAMYDTSARTKFFLIKSSSDKNISISLNFNIWATTPKNEHKFVSAFTENDYVVLIFSVNGSSKFCGYAVMQSMPGESQNSNVYFYYDDKIFRGRNFDIQWIRVVDVSFQEVSHLKNSLNENKPIKVGRDGQEIERMAGIKLCEIFEAKYLSMATCADQGAQEEVHSNQANQSNHSKQTNQSKQTSSTTHEAGANLLASSPRGAEKRDSVKLFPLGNSLNMSYSTFKRMYAESPFNLVNIYNPALHVFPIDLTNMSYDEYIDLYEATQQVWQRKMLQLRLGG; encoded by the exons atgaagcccCAATTGGATGCGCTATGCTCCGCAATGTACG acaCAAGCGCGAGGactaaattctttttaatcaAAAGCTCGTCAGACAAGAACATCTCCATTTCGCTAAACTTTAACATTTGGGCCACCActccaaaaaatgaacataagtTTGTTTCCGCGTTTACG GAAAACGACTACGTGGTGCTGATCTTCTCCGTCAACGGGAGCTCCAAGTTTTGCGGCTACGCCGTCATGCAGTCGAT gCCGGGCGAATCCCAAAACAGCAACGTCTACTTTTACTATGATGACAAAATATTTCGAGGGAGGAACTTTGACATTCAGTGGATTCGAGT CGTCGACGTGTCCTTTCAAGAAGTGTCTCACTTAAAAAACAGCTTGAACGAAAATAAGCCAATCAAAGTTGGGCGTGATGGGCAG GAAATTGAACGAATGGCCGGAATAAAACTGTGCGAGATCTTCGAAGCGAAATACCTGAGCATGGCTACTTGCGC GGACCAAGGTGCACAAGAGGAGGTACACTCGAACCAGGCGAATCAGTCAAACCACTCTAAACAGACAAACCAATCCAAACAGACGAGCAGCACAACGCACGAGGCAGGCGCGAACCTCCTGGCGAGCAGCCCGCGAGGGGCGGAGAAAAGGGACAGCGTGAAGCTCTTCCCCCTGGGGAACTCCCTAAACATGAGCTACAGCACCTTCAAAAGGATGTATGCCGAGTCCCCCTTCAACTTGGTCAACATATACAACCCCGCGCTGCACGTCTTCCCGATCGACCTCACCAACATGAGCTACGACGAGTACATCGATTTGTACGAGGCGACGCAGCAGGTGTGGCAGCGCAAGATGCTCCAGTTGCGGTTAGGCGGTTAG
- a CDS encoding asparagine synthetase (encoded by transcript PVX_119585A): protein MCGILAIFHSSIERHRLRRKALELSKKLRHRGPDWNGIVVEENEDGTTNVLAHERLAIVDVLSGHQPLYDDAQEVCLTINGEIYNHMELRKLLPEDTIKKLTSHSDCAVIPNLYKNFGEKTPSMLNGIFSGVISDHKKNTFFAFRDPIGVCPLYIGYAADGSIWFASEFKALKDSCIRYVNFPPGHYYINCKNKGEFVRYFNPNWWDLSAAIPNNRADLEQIRVHLERAVVKRLMGDVPFGVLLSGGLDSSIVAAIVARHLKKIQGEGSGGGSGAAAAHQAAHEASPPNGEDNCGNPPADSCHLKSFSIGLRNSPDLKAAKEVANFLGSHHTEFHFTVEEGVDSLHDVIYHIETYDITTIRASTPMYILSRLIKSSCVKMVLSGEGADEIFGGYLYFHKAPNREEFHRELQRKVHDLHLYDCLRANKSTMAFGIEARVPFLDLHLLDVVMNIDPKEKMCSEGHIEKDILRRAFAGYLPDHILYRQKEQFSDGVGYNWIDGLKEYAESKVSDIQFSRAPFLFPYNTPKTKEAYLYRCIFSECFPEQCAQESVPEGSSIACSSSKAVEWDASFKQNPDQSGRSVLGVHHSAKQFADVKPVQLPDDESRALLTRAS, encoded by the exons ATGTGCGGCATCCTAGCCATTTTCCACTCGTCCATCGAAAGGCACCGCCTGCGCAGGAAGGCCCTGGAGCTGTCAAAGAA GCTGAGGCACCGGGGCCCCGACTGGAACGGAATCGTGGTGGAGGAAAACGAAGACGGAACGACCAACGTGCTGGCGCACGAGCGGCTGGCCATCGTGGACGTCCTCTCGGGGCACCAGCCCCTGTACGACGACGCCCAGGAAGTGTGCCTGACCATCAACGGAGAGATCTACAACCACATGGAGCTGCGAAAGCTCCTTCCAGAAGAcaccataaaaaaattaactagCCATTCTGACTGTGCAGTCATTCCAAatctttataaaaattttggggAGAAAACGCCCTCCATGTTGAATGGGATTTTTTCAGGCGTTATAAGTGACCACAAGAAGAACACCTTCTTTGCGTTTAGAGACCCCATAGGGGTATGTCCCCTCTACATAGGATACGCAGCTGATGGGTCGATCTGGTTCGCCTCCGAGTTTAAGGCGCTAAAGGATAGCTGCATAAGGTACGTGAATTTCCCTCCGGGGCATTACTATATTAActgcaaaaataaaggagaGTTCGTTCGCTACTTTAATCCCAACTGGTGGGACCTAAGTGCTGCCATTCCCAACAATAGAGCTGATTTGGAACAGATTCGGGTGCACCTGGAGAGGGCCGTGGTGAAGAGGCTCATGGGGGACGTGCCCTTCGGGGTGCTGCTCTCCGGGGGGCTGGACTCCTCCATCGTGGCGGCGATCGTCGCAAGGCATTTGAAGAAGAtccagggggaggggagcggtggaggaagTGGGGCAGCCGCCGCTCATCAGGCGGCTCATGAGGCATCCCCCCCCAATGGCGAGGACAACTGCGGGAACCCCCCCGCCGATTCCTGCCACCTGAAGAGCTTCTCCATCGGGCTGCGCAACTCGCCCGACCTGAAGGCCGCGAAAGAGGTAGCGAATTTTTTGGGCAGTCACCACACGGAGTTCCACTTCACCGTGGAGGAGGGAGTGGACTCTCTGCACGATGTGATCTACCACATAGAGACCTACGACATCACGACGATCCGAGCGTCCACCCCCATGTACATCCTTTCAAGGCTAATCAAAAGCAGTTGCGTGAAAATGGTTCTAAGTGGAGAGGGTGCAGACGAAATCTTTGGAGGTTACCTCTACTTCCACAAGGCCCCCAACCGAGAGGAATTCCACAGAGAGTTGCAAAGAAAGGTGCATGACCTGCATCTGTATGACTGTTTGCGAGCAAACAAATCTACAATGGCATTCGGCATCGAAGCACgggttccctttttggaCCTTCACCTTTTAGATGTAGTAATGAATATAGATCCCAAAGAGAAAATGTGTTCAGAGGGTCATATAGAAAAGGACATCCTCAGAAGAGCCTTCGCTGGGTACCTACCTGACCATATCCTCTACAGACAGAAGGAACAATTTTCTGATGGGGTTGGTTACAATTGGATTGATGGATTGAAGGAGTATGCAGAGAGTAAAGTCTCCGACATACAGTTTTCACGtgcgccatttttatttccttataACACTCCCAAGACGAAGGAGGCCTACCTGTACCGATGCATCTTCTCTGAGTGCTTTCCGGAGCAGTGTGCGCAGGAGTCAGTCCCGGAGGGGTCCTCCATCGCCTGCTCGTCGAGCAAGGCCGTCGAATGGGATGCGTCGTTTAAGCAGAACCCGGATCAGTCGGGCAGGTCCGTGCTGGGCGTGCACCACAGCGCGAAGCAGTTCGCGGATGTGAAACCCGTCCAGCTGCCCGACGACGAGAGCAGGGCGCTTCTGACACGTGCCAGTTAG
- a CDS encoding hypothetical protein, conserved (encoded by transcript PVX_119600A) codes for MKGVMRIQVARRVHSLAATSSESQLKKVKSHISSYHESTDDPKRKNKYLGLLRNIYHIIPSRFNETEVWEHFLTALKQERCFAKLKSLVRRNSLVYPPLLCRQIVFLYYIGLDEEANRLLHHLTRKLAKREADMSQEGNAKVNEEMGDVIKMLYVLYHLRKTKQNYKEVVLLCDKYICNTRRDPLNNLRYLLYFHLFYAQMNHSFGKMHRCIEICKHRIGVEQMMFLIRYVNQFLKRLYLSGVILHRGDLSGGVAVRKGELSPEEATHTVGSHPPCYGKKEVHEKVQNELEIFLGNLLRINKNEKDHYVFSSFDDVVLHRGRRDGRGEPPPASSYQPERSSLRRRDSLLGGGGKTFHDGEDPDGGPSWERGDPPLMDTHLVKPPRVTERDLLMYRDIYAACTGEVMKRVLICKESLQADALWNNFLSSMFRDNFAHFVLNQMKGKMKILKEEHLFTFLKQVKLLRLEAHPSVSTTLQVFFKQYSNVQMKSLDNFLIADKMTYYTDLFCECPFVQKYILNMYRQNLNSFNVKILKKIVAKLFYFLKREKPLINGFDVLIKNIFVKVAVSGSLSDIVMVLHTLRQYNFYKHGVNRGHSRGRAPWGGEPYDGIALHDEVASPWGVSTLAYDEVKKKMLSFFAPICAADNCEGGEVGPTRGGDRLDGLFHVSAPRLDYITGGDVSGGGSEYHCIREHHSVCEHHRRYHRRYHHRYHHRCLHPVCEYLLYRSVIEKVRLGGRLRHDKYVDPNGILMLSKQLAKRFSLFVRRFFSAARSGGSPLHVFDCVNDGVERGLHRVEEKGAQGRDQLGDSGSSPCEEAFPFGDALSVRSSTEEKLGIPSRELHTYAQKHPEEYTTVKRFGDLLLLTLIDNLLYFELKGSHFIRFFLRLFEENSWPLCAYHHFFFYKIFKSFRYSQVSARDRRCVPDRGGIPDRRGIWEGDGHAEDAVAGYLSSEETFERRRRQIVGICRAEVMRVIRRGLRVQGGDSTNEVSVRAVGQASGGPDVDCLINLAFCHLQEEDIIDLFRGAVLPSLNDCLKWKGTDAVVMYALARDPSEGTCSKGESPRGRSDHHHNSTIRCNDFAKIRSLLNANGDNQKRQVQSAEVLRRYEFFYLNMMSRGRGSDALEDPFPTREDYLCYADFLFHRREGCSAQDLLRLARGVHKYGPCNQVGSLLKSIQTAWSSHVHTDSRVSLYVDSEISGTVNLITFHVSYLLLLTAFMKKIVLEDVAPALSQIDSELANGADVSPFWRLLLVQLLYVLKIQGLFSFDLLCSKYRQVTHLYNRSIGQMRKERQRSGSSTLCPRYGDYIWTDKIVKYLQNQKVPFEEGVQLVDSPFTFDVYVPSMNLFLLNGEKSPFCDAFVRCLQDSLFGHMGSKVVRVHEGCYHWLVRGW; via the exons ATGAAGGGAGTGATGCGGATTCAG GTTGCCAGGCGGGTGCACTCCCTAGCGGCCACGTCGTCAGAGAGCCAActgaaaaaggtaaaaagcCACATCAGCAGCTACCATGAGAGCACCGACGAcccgaagaggaaaaacaaataccTGGGGTTGCTCAGGAACATCTACCACATCATCCCGTCTAGGTTTAATGAGACGGAGGTGTGGGAGCACTTCTTAACTGCCCTCAAGCAGGAGAGATGCTTCGCCAAGTTGAAAAGCCTTGTGAGGAGGAACTCGCTCGTCTATCCTCCTCTGCTGTGCAGGCAAATTGTGTTCCTCTACTACATCG GGCTGGACGAGGAGGCAAACCGACTGCTGCACCACTTGACGCGCAAGCTAGCCAAGCGCGAAGCGGACATGTCCCAAGAGGGGAACGCGAAGGTGAATGAAGAGATGGGAGACGTGATCAAAATGTTATACGTTCTGTACCACCTAAGGAAGACGAAGCAGAATTATAAGGAGGTGGTCCTCCTCTGCGACAAGTACATTTGCAACACGAGGAGGGACCCCCTCAACAATCTGAGGTACCTCCTCTACTTCCACCTGTTCTATGCCCAAATGAACCACTCCTTTGGTAAAATGCACAGGTGCATAGAAATCTGCAAACACCGCATCGGCGTGGAGCAAATGATGTTCCTCATTCGATACGTCAACCAGTTTTTGAAGCGCCTCTATTTGAGCGGCGTTATCCTACATAGGGGGGATCTATCCGGTGGGGTAGCCGTCAGGAAAGGGGAACTCTCCCCAGAGGAGGCCACACACACCGTTGGTAGTCACCCCCCATGTtatggcaaaaaagaagtgcaTGAAAAGGTACAAAACGAGTTAGAAATCTTCCTCGGCAACCTACTTaggataaataaaaatgagaaggacCACTACGTGTTTAGTAGCTTCGACGACGTTGTGCTACATCGGGGGAGGAGGGATGGTAGAGGTGAGCCCCCACCTGCTTCGAGCTACCAACCGGAAAGAAGTTCCTTACGTAGGAGAGACTCCCTCttgggaggaggaggaaagacCTTCCATGATGGGGAGGACCCAGATGGAGGACCCTCCTGGGAAAGGGGCGATCCTCCTCTCATGGACACCCATCTGGTGAAACCCCCCCGCGTGACGGAGCGAGACCTGCTCATGTACAGAGACATCTACGCAGCCTGCACGGGCGAAGTCATGAAAAGGGTGCTGATCTGCAAGGAGTCACTGCAAGCAGACGCCCTCTGGAACAACTTCCTAAGCAGCATGTTCAGAGACAACTTCGCACACTTCGTGCTGAACCAGATGAAAGGCAAAATGAAGATCCTAAAGGAAGAACATCTTTTTACATTCCTCAAACAGGTGAAGCTGCTGCGATTGGAAGCGCATCCCTCCGTCAGCACCACCCTCCAAGTATTTTTCAAACAGTACTCAAATGTTCAGATGAAGTCGTTGGACAATTTTCTCATCGCGGATAAGATGACCTACTACACAGACCTTTTTTGCGAATGTccttttgtgcaaaaatatattctgaACATGTACAGGCAAAATTTGAACTCTTTTaatgtgaaaattttgaaaaaaattgtggccAAGCTGTTTTACTTCCTAAAACGGGAGAAGCCTCTCATTAACGGTTTCGATGTcctcataaaaaatatttttgtaaaagttGCAGTGAGCGGATCGCTGAGCGACATCGTCATGGTTTTGCACACGCTGAGGcagtataatttttacaagcATGGGGTGAATAGGGGGCACTCCAGGGGAAGGGctccttgggggggggagccgTACGATGGGATTGCGCTGCACGATGAGGTTGCCTCCCCTTGGGGGGTATCCACCCTCGCCTACGacgaagtgaagaaaaaaatgctctcGTTCTTTGCGCCCATCTGCGCAGCGGACAACTGTGAGGGTGGCGAAGTGGGGCCAACTCGCGGGGGGGACCGGCTGGACGGCCTCTTCCACGTGAGTGCGCCCCGCCTGGACTACATAACGGGTGGCGATGTTAGCGGTGGAGGCAGCGAGTACCACTGCATTCGCGAGCACCACTCCGTTTGTGAGCACCAccgccgctaccaccgcCGCTACCACCACCGCTACCACCACCGCTGCCTCCACCCCGTTTGCGAGTACCTGCTGTACCGAAGCGTGATCGAGAAGGTGCGCTTGGGGGGGAGGCTCCGCCACGACAAGTACGTCGACCCGAACGGCATCCTCATGCTGAGCaagcagctagccaaacgcttctccctttttgtgcgAAGATTCTTCTCAGCCGCGAGGAGCGGGGGCAGCCCCCTGCACGTTTTCGACTGCGTCAACGACGGTGTGGAAAGAGGCCTGCACCGTGTGGAGGAGAAGGGGGCACAAGGGAGGGACCAGCTCGGGGACAGCGGCAGTAGTCCCTGCGAGGAAGCTTTCCCATTTGGAGACGCACTGTCTGTCCGCTCCTCCACTGAGGAAAAGTTGGGGATCCCCTCCCGAGAGCTGCACACCTACGCGCAGAAGCACCCAGAGGAATACACCACCGTGAAGCGCTTCGGCGATTTGCTCCTGCTCACCCTCATAGACAACCTCCTCTATTTCGAGCTGAAAGGTTCCCACTTTATACGTTTCTTCTTGAGACTGTTCGAGGAGAACTCGTGGCCCCTCTGTGCATAccaccacttttttttttataaaatttttaaaagcttcAGGTACAGTCAGGTAAGTGCCCGGGATAGGAGGTGCGTCCCAGACAGGGGGGGCATCCCAGACAGGAGGGGCATCTGGGAGGGGGATGGCCATGCCGAGGACGCGGTGGCGGGCTACCTCTCCTCGGAAGAAACGTTCGAGAGGCGCAGGCGGCAGATCGTGGGCATCTGCAGGGCGGAGGTAATGCGGGTCATCCGGCGGGGGTTGCGcgtgcaggggggggattCAACAAACGAGGTAAGCGTGAGAGCCGTGGGACAGGCGAGCGGAGGACCCGACGTGGACTGCCTCATCAACCTGGCATTTTGCCACCTCCAGGAAGAGGATATAATCGACTTGTTTAGAGGCGCCGTTCTGCCGTCCCTAAACGATTGCCTGAAATGGAAGGGAACAGACGCAGTTGTGATGTACGCCCTGGCTAGGGACCCCTCGGAAGGTACCTGCTCGAAGGGGGAATCaccaagaggaagaagcgacCATCATCATAACAGCACCATCCGTTGCAAcgattttgcaaaaattagaAGTCTGCTTAACGCAAATGGGGATAATCAAAAAAGGCAAGTCCAATCTGCAGAGGTGCTTAGAAggtatgaatttttttaccttaacaTGATGAGTAGGGGCAGAGGTAGTGATGCTTTGGAGGACCCTTTCCCCACCCGAGAGGACTACCTATGTTACGCAGATTTCTTGTTCCACAGGAGGGAGGGATGCTCTGCACAGGACTTGTTGCGACTCGCCAGGGGGGTGCATAAGTACGGCCCCTGTAATCAAGTGGGAAGCTTACTGAAGAGCATCCAAACCGCTTGGAGTAGTCACGTCCACACAGACAGTAGGGTGAGCCTCTACGTGGATAGCGAAATAAGTGGCACCGTTAACTTGATCACCTTCCATGTGAGCtacctcctcctcctgaCCGCGTTCATGAAGAAGATTGTTCTGGAAGACGTGGCCCCCGCGTTGAGTCAAATTGATAGCGAGTTAGCCAACGGCGCAGAtgtctcccccttttggcggCTCCTACTGGTGCAACTTCTATATGTGCTTAAAATTCAGGGGCTGTTTTCCTTCGACCTGCTCTGCTCCAAGTATAGGCAGGTCACCCACTTGTATAACAGATCGATTGGTCAAATGAGGAAAGAGAGACAAAGGAGTGGGAGTAGTACCCTCTGCCCCCGTTATGGTGATTACATATGGACAGATAagattgtaaaatatttgcaaaatcaGAAGGTCCCCTTTGAGGAGGGAGTGCAGCTGGTAGACAGCCCCTTCACATTCGACGTCTATGTGCCCTCCATGAATTTGTTCCTCCTGAATGGAGAGAAGTCTCCTTTTTGCGATGCCTTTGTGCGTTGTTTGCAGGATAGCCTATTTGGCCACATGGGTTCGAAGGTGGTTCGGGTGCACGAGGGGTGCTACCACTGGTTGGTGCGGGGGTGGTAa
- a CDS encoding hypothetical protein, conserved (encoded by transcript PVX_119590A) produces the protein MNPHRERIPHLGRGNPPEGPMGPPLKSVANKKTEPRMNQTDITKQRYTQIGDRVVKITFTSDKKKRKEYKKRKQMNMLISQKRKKKKEFEKKKKMLRKMNHMIETEREKGNAYFLPKNFRQKKKTKRKRLILLEKEAKQSVYSDLLGGIQNGSFERKPQTALPPMEGSPNGGREGYIRFVARKARWRAMGPTDSANCGWGQANEEGETRRDSTEGHHLEGAPTGTTGDAAQIGEEVARVKRFLLLWGGKFPRGGVLRSGSAEWTRKGAVRPPAKEVHSQTDEINVSTHSADHADQADRGRGDPPSRELIKERILQSETIMSYIQTTRVEKKTFINEYVDQVITEELNGMVKSFLGKLSKSQEKLHLMRTKKKRYYLGLRESYRHICIDDPKLVLLAPNIEPMTNGVFDEQVHKIICKCREKGIPLVYALSKNLLGKCINKSRQSVICVVDNDSFIRECDAIVRLASSLRGMQS, from the coding sequence ATGAACCCCCACAGGGAGAGGATTCCCCACTTGGGGAGAGGCAACCCGCCTGAGGGACCGATGGGCCCCCCTTTGAAAAGTGtagcaaacaaaaaaacggaacCCCGAATGAACCAAACAGACATCACCAAACAGAGGTACACCCAAATCGGAGACAGAGTTGTGAAGATCACCTTCACGagcgataaaaaaaaacgaaaggaatataaaaaaagaaagcaaatgAATATGCTCAttagccaaaaaaggaaaaaaaaaaaagaatttgaaaaaaagaaaaagatgcTCCGCAAGATGAACCACATGATTGAGACGGAGCGGGAAAAAGGCAACGCCTATTTTTTGCCCAAAAATtttagacaaaaaaaaaaaaccaagcGAAAGAGGCTTATCCTGCTCGAGAAGGAAGCCAAGCAAAGCGTCTACAGTGACCTACTGGGGGGGATTCAAAATGGATCTTTCGAGAGGAAACCCCAAACGGCACTGCCCCCAATGGAGGGATCACCAAACGGTGGCAGAGAAGGTTACATAAGGTTTGTCGCTCGAAAAGCCAGGTGGAGGGCTATGGGACCCACCGACTCGGCTAACTGTGGGTGGGGCCAAGCGAATGAGGAGGGAGAGACGAGACGCGACTCAACGGAGGGGCACCACTTGGAAGGAGCCCCAACTGGCACAACGGGTGACGCAGCCCAAATAGGCGAAGAAGTCGCCCGCGTGAAAAGGTTCCTTCTCCTGTGGGGCGGGAAGTTCCCAAGAGGGGGGGTGCTGAGAAGTGGGTCCGCCGAATGGACGCGGAAGGGCGCAGTGAGGCCCCCCGCCAAGGAGGTACACTCCCAGACGGACGAAATAAACGTGTCCACTCACTCCGCTGACCACGCTGACCAGGCTGACCGCGGAAGGGGAGACCCCCCCAGCAGGGAACTAATAAAAGAGCGCATCCTGCAAAGCGAAACAATTATGAGCTACATACAAACCACcagggtggaaaaaaaaacgttcatAAACGAGTACGTCGATCAGGTGATTACAGAAGAGCTAAACGGTATGGTCAAATCATTTTTAGGGAAACTTTCAAAATCTCAGGAGAAGCTCCATTTGATGaggacgaagaagaaaaggtaCTACTTGGGTCTCCGGGAGAGCTACAGACACATTTGTATTGATGACCCCAAGTTGGTTCTTCTGGCGCCGAACATTGAGCCGATGACGAACGGGGTGTTCGACGAGCAGGTGCATAAAATCATTTGCAAGTGCCGGGAGAAGGGCATACCCTTGGTCTATGCCTTAAGCAAGAATTTGCTCGGCAAGTGCATTAACAAGTCAAGGCAGAGCGTGATCTGCGTGGTGGACAATGACTCCTTCATACGGGAGTGCGACGCGATTGTGCGGCTGGCGAGTTCGCTCCGGGGCATGCAAAGTTAG
- a CDS encoding hypothetical protein, conserved (encoded by transcript PVX_119580A) codes for MASGPNDESEAKPPAGECGQPGGSEMGGNTKVGLPVGGSTPSGKDCSGEDHPQDNADILSDEEERHFCNVCFSFLYYKKYCFYELLRIYRNVSSLTDEEKALLTESIYSKLYKMYLAVLNNYFFILNILLPQISTHIILHLLAHTVHRGDVVVVEDSASGGNGESEESDGSDGSDGSDGSGGSGAEEASRSSSADGEGDKSAQGKPKKKRSRRIPREEYTINEILKNLTEEEKEKIDREYNCHNLDARLLCKDNPIVILKEIRSKLMNAKEDEGMSRELELNLERSTSADYLDVGYPSGRRARHLDEAGANLLGSSSLFPREEGDKPRVGGQQEGRRSPEKSHEVCREGERRKGLPGEHVPPGRRITSAYSPTLDEYNLLQNMSKVRSTLRQFVRDWSLEGKHERDSAYEPMLRSLEKYLPITDAYVPKVLCPGSGLGRLPYEVAKKGYRSQGNEFSYFMLLASNFILNYYNEKESLKIQPYCLNTLNRRKRDDHLKVVTLPDINTYNKAILTTDFSMCAGELIEVYERERGSFDGVLTCFFMDTAKNIFLYIRTFASILKPNSLWCNVGPLLYHYSEMTNELSIELSWEEIKVIISKWFTFVEVEWVDSYYTTNVDSMMQVQYHCIFFCAIRNDVPVDDPPAGGANHGEDGQHGERGQP; via the exons ATGGCGAGTGGCCCAAATGACGAAAGTGAGGCGAAGCCCCCAGCGGGGGAGTGCGGACAGCCGGGGGGGTCCGAAATGGGAGGTAACACGAAGGTGGGTTTACCCGTGGGGGGATCTACCCCCAGTGGAAAGGACTGCTCAGGGGAGGACCACCCCCAGGACAACGCGGACATCCTGAGCGACGAAGAGGAGAGGCACTTCTGCAAcgtctgcttctcctttttgtattataaaaagtatTGCTTCTACGAGCTCCTGAGGATCTACAGAAACGTCTCCTCCCTGACCGACGAAGAGAAGGCCCTCCTCACGGAATCGATCTACAGCAAGCTATATAAGATGTACCTTGCCGTTTtgaacaattatttttttattttaaacattCTGCTACCTCAAATTTCAACCCACATCATTTTGCACCTGCTCGCTCATACCGTCCACCGGGGGGACGTGGTCGTCGTGGAGGACTCCGCCAGTGGGGGGAACGGTGAAAGTGAAGAAAGTGATGGGAGTGATGGGAGCGATGGGAGCGATGGGagcggaggaagcggcgcgGAGGAAGCCAGCCGCAGCAGCAGCGCCGATGGAGAGGGGGACAAATCCGCCCAGGGaaaacccaaaaaaaagaggagcagAAGAATCCCCAGGGAAGAATACACCATTAATGAAATTCTGAAGAATCTaacggaggaggaaaaggagaaaatcgATCGAGAGTATAATTGCCACAATTTGGATGCCCGGTTGCTCTGCAAGGATAACCCCATCGTTATCTTAAAAGAAATAAGGTCGAAGCTAATGAATGCCAAAGAGGATGAAGGGATGTCTAGGGAGCTCGAGTTGAATCTGGAGAGATCCACCTCGGCAGATTATCTGGACGTTGGGTACCCCAGCGGGAGGAGAGCGCGCCATCTGGATGAGGCAGGTGCGAACTTGTTGGGCAGCTCATCCTTGTTTCCTCGGGAGGAGGGCGATAAACCCCGTGTGGGAGGGCAGCAAGAAGGGCGGCGCTCCCCGGAGAAGTCTCACGAGGTATGCCGCGAGGGAGAGCGGCGAAAGGGCCTGCCC ggagaGCACGTGCCCCCCGGGCGCCGAATCACCAGCGCGTACAGCCCCACGCTGGACGAGTACAACCTGCTGCAAAACATGAGCAAGGTGAGGAGCACGCTGCGGCAGTTCGTGCGCGACTGGTCTCTGGAGGGAAAGCACGAAAGGGATAGTGCTTACGAACCCATGTTGAGGAGCTTGGAGAAGTACCTACCCATCACAGATGCATATGTCCCTAAGGTCCTCTGCCCAGGCTCAGGATTGGGAAGACTACCCTATGAAGTGGCGAAAAAAGGGTACAGAAGTCAAGGGAATGAATTTTCCTATTTCATGCTCCTGGCCTCGAACTTTATTCTTAACTACTATAATGAGAAGGAGTCCCTAAAGATCCAGCCGTATTGCCTGAACACTTTGAATCGAAGGAAAAGGGACGACCACCTTAAGGTGGTCACTCTCCCAGATATAAACACCTATAATAAGGCCATCCTGACCACCGATTTTTCCATGTGTGCAGGTGAATTGATAGAGGTGTATGAGAGGGAGAGGGGGTCCTTCGATGGAGTCCTCACTTGCTTCTTCATGGACACGGCAAAGAATATCTTCCTATACATTCGGACCTTTGCCAGTATATTGAAGCCAAACTCTCTGTGGTGCAACGTCGGCCCGCTACTCTACCACTACTCTGAAATGACGAACGAGCTCTCCATCGAGCTGTCTTGGGAGGAAATCAAAGTGATCATCTCCAAGTGGTTCACTTTCGTGGAGGTCGAATGGGTCGACAGCTACTACACCACCAACGTGGATTCCATGATGCAGGTGCAGTACCACTGCATTTTCTTTTGCGCCATACGGAACGACGTGCCGGTGGACGACCCGCCCGCGGGGGGCGCCAATCACGGGGAGGATGGGCAGCATGGGGAGCGTGGGCAGCCataa